A single Larimichthys crocea isolate SSNF chromosome VIII, L_crocea_2.0, whole genome shotgun sequence DNA region contains:
- the ss18l2 gene encoding SS18-like protein 2: MSIVFVPKKLRGKAKVNQETIQRLLDENDQLVRCIAEYMQKGRAVECVQYQQILHRNIVYLATLADASPDNMPSSANTAASTQSVNKHGGTS; this comes from the exons atgtcgATCGTCTTTGTGCCCAAGAAACTACGAGGGAAGGCGAAGGTCAACCAGGAGACAATTCAGAGG TTACTGGATGAAAACGACCAATTAGTGAGATGCATCGCTGAGTACATGCAGAAAGGACGAGCGGTGGAGTGTGTGCA gTACCAGCAGATCCTGCACCGCAACATCGTTTATCTGGCGACGTTAGCTGATGCCAGCCCAGACAACATGCCGTCCTCAGCAAAT actGCAGCCTCAACACAATCTGTGAATAAGCACGGAGGGACATCATGA